The sequence AAAGGGCAAATCCTCTATTACAGAAAGGAAAATTATATTAGAGCAAAAAAGAAAAGCATTACTGGAAAAACTGCAGGAACTCAACGAATGTATCGAATATATTGACACAAAACAGCAGTTTTATGATGATGTTCTGAATAATAAGATTAAGTATGTAAGCAATCTCATTAATGTTGATGAGAGTCAATAAAATCATAATGAAAAGAGGTTCTTCCCTAAGCCTTTACAAGGCTTTCGGGAGAACCTCTTTTCATTATAACAATTACGGCAGATTAATGGGTGCTTTCATTTAGATAATTATAAATGCTATATCTGGACAATCCCAAAAAGTCAGCCAGCTTTTCAGCCGCTTTTTTTATCAGGAAAAATCCCTTGTCGTCTAAGGTGTGGACAACAGACACCTTCTCTTCTTTTGTCAAATTCCCCACGGATTTTCCGGTCATGTTTACGGCATCTTTCATCATGATTTCCAGCAGTTCATCAACATTTCCCACAAACAGTTCAGGAGTCTGGGTAAGAGCCTGGGAGCTGGAACAGGTAAAGGTCCGTAAAGTGTTTTCACATTTAATCATATCTGTAATATCTAAATTAATGCACAAGCTTCCGTTCACTTTTCCATATTCGTCACGGAAGTACTTGCTGGAAGAACGTAAGATCCGGCCGGTAGGTGTGGCGTTAACATAGCTGTACTGGTCTTCCGGTGATGTGGATCCCTTTAAAATCTCTAATCCGGCATTGGTGCCTCCATCTCCGACTTTTCTTCCGGTCACATGTCCATTCCAGATTGCGACGATTGTCTGGTCATATGGCAGGGTAAGGTCATGTAAAACCACTTCACAGTTTTCTCCGAATTGCATCGCAATGCATTTAGCAATGTCAGACAACAGGTTCAGGTTATCAGAAACATATCCCATAGTAGTATTTTATCCTTTCAACAAAATGTCTATGTAAATTATAAATGAAATGTGAGATAAAGTCCAGTAATAATCCAGTATTTGTTGAAAGATAAAATTAACATTATAAGAAACAGACAAAAAAATAAAAAGAATCCCATAATTATTGTTGACAAAATACATGAAATATAGTATATATTGATTATGAGTTAAACAAAATGTTGAAGATCAATCAACAAAAAGTTCAAACTATATTTTTAAAAGGAGGTATTTTATGAAAAGAGCAATTGGTATTATCATGGCTGCAGGTATGGCTGCATTGGCGGTCACAGGCTGCGGAAGCAGTTCCAAGGAACAAGCCACCAACGCACAGACGACTGCGGCCGGCGGGGAGACAACCAGCGGGGAAACATCTGCTCCGGCAGAAAACAAGGAAGCGCAGGTGATCACTTTCTGGTACAACAACACAGGGGATGAAGCGGCTGTCTATGAGAAAGCGATCAGTGAGTACAATGCTTCCCAAAGCAATTATAAGGTGGAAG is a genomic window of Lacrimispora sphenoides containing:
- a CDS encoding helix-turn-helix transcriptional regulator — translated: MGYVSDNLNLLSDIAKCIAMQFGENCEVVLHDLTLPYDQTIVAIWNGHVTGRKVGDGGTNAGLEILKGSTSPEDQYSYVNATPTGRILRSSSKYFRDEYGKVNGSLCINLDITDMIKCENTLRTFTCSSSQALTQTPELFVGNVDELLEIMMKDAVNMTGKSVGNLTKEEKVSVVHTLDDKGFFLIKKAAEKLADFLGLSRYSIYNYLNESTH